The proteins below are encoded in one region of Micromonospora yangpuensis:
- a CDS encoding response regulator transcription factor produces MRERRVLVVEDEPTIADSVAARLRAEGFAVDVAADGPSAVDRFHEGQPDLVVLDVMLPGFDGLEVCRRIQVDRPVPVLMLTARGDETDLLVGLAVGADDYLTKPFSMRELAARVHVLLRRVERLTAVPTPARQLGDIEINFAERRVRRAGAEVHLTPIEFDLLVHLAGRPRTVLPRERLLAEVWGWADGAGTRTVDSHVKALRRKLGADLIRTVHGVGYALEVPS; encoded by the coding sequence ATGAGGGAACGCCGGGTGCTGGTGGTCGAGGACGAGCCGACGATCGCCGATTCGGTGGCCGCCCGGTTGCGGGCCGAGGGTTTCGCGGTGGATGTCGCCGCCGACGGGCCGAGCGCGGTTGACCGGTTCCACGAGGGCCAGCCTGACCTGGTCGTACTCGATGTGATGTTGCCGGGGTTCGACGGCCTGGAGGTGTGCCGGCGGATCCAGGTGGACCGGCCGGTGCCGGTGCTGATGCTCACCGCCCGGGGTGACGAGACGGACCTGTTGGTCGGGCTCGCGGTGGGAGCCGACGACTACCTGACCAAGCCGTTCTCGATGCGGGAGCTGGCCGCCCGGGTGCACGTGCTGCTGCGTCGGGTCGAGCGGCTGACCGCCGTGCCGACCCCGGCCCGCCAACTCGGCGACATCGAAATCAACTTTGCCGAGCGGCGGGTACGCCGGGCCGGGGCGGAGGTGCACCTCACCCCGATCGAGTTCGACCTGCTGGTCCATCTTGCCGGCCGGCCCCGCACGGTGCTGCCCCGGGAGCGGCTGCTCGCCGAGGTCTGGGGCTGGGCCGACGGTGCCGGTACCCGGACCGTGGACAGCCACGTCAAGGCCCTGCGCCGCAAGCTCGGCGCGGACCTGATCCGGACCGTACACGGCGTCGGGTACGCCCTGGAGGTTCCGTCGTGA
- a CDS encoding HAMP domain-containing sensor histidine kinase translates to MTDHAAVIWLNRVLPRPLDPVRSIKVKLGVLLVTSGTAGLSYFWYAIGWLPPMTSATAIGLALLTSQVLAHGMTSPLREMTAAAGAMARGDYSRRVRATSRDEVGELAQAFNKMAADLAVADQRRRELIANVSHELRTPITSLQGVLENLVDGVAEPDPATLRVALTQTERLGHLVVDLLDLSRLDAGVVPLRRVRIDLADFLDEAVEHAAANAAGVGRDVRFQLGPLATPLTGYADPWRLHQVFANLLDNAARHSPPGATVRVTAEERDGLLHFEVSDEGAGIPEAERSRVFERFTRGDRSGDGGTGLGLAIARWVVHLHGGTIAVLDPLPPGGGCRIQVTLPMGQEAR, encoded by the coding sequence GTGACCGACCACGCCGCGGTGATCTGGCTGAACCGGGTGCTGCCCCGTCCGTTGGATCCGGTCCGTTCCATCAAGGTCAAGCTGGGTGTCCTGCTGGTCACCTCGGGTACCGCCGGGCTGTCGTACTTCTGGTACGCCATCGGCTGGCTGCCCCCGATGACCTCGGCGACGGCCATCGGGTTGGCGCTGCTGACCTCCCAGGTGCTGGCGCACGGGATGACCTCACCGCTACGCGAGATGACGGCGGCGGCCGGCGCGATGGCCCGGGGCGACTACAGCCGTCGGGTCCGCGCCACCTCCCGGGACGAGGTGGGCGAGCTGGCCCAGGCGTTCAACAAGATGGCAGCCGACCTGGCCGTCGCCGACCAGCGTCGCCGGGAGCTGATCGCCAACGTGTCGCACGAGTTGCGCACGCCGATCACCTCCCTGCAGGGGGTGCTGGAGAACCTCGTCGACGGGGTGGCCGAGCCCGACCCGGCGACCCTGCGCGTCGCACTCACCCAGACCGAGCGGCTCGGGCACCTCGTCGTCGACCTGCTGGACCTGTCCCGGTTGGACGCCGGCGTGGTGCCGCTGCGCCGGGTCCGGATCGACCTGGCCGACTTCCTCGACGAGGCGGTGGAACACGCGGCTGCCAACGCGGCCGGCGTCGGCCGCGACGTCCGCTTCCAACTCGGCCCCCTGGCCACCCCGTTGACCGGGTACGCCGACCCGTGGCGGCTGCACCAGGTCTTCGCCAACCTGCTGGACAACGCCGCCCGGCACAGCCCACCGGGGGCGACGGTCCGGGTGACCGCCGAGGAGCGGGACGGCCTGCTGCACTTCGAGGTCAGCGACGAGGGTGCCGGCATCCCCGAGGCCGAACGGTCCCGGGTCTTCGAACGGTTCACCCGAGGCGACCGCTCCGGCGACGGCGGTACCGGCCTCGGCCTGGCCATCGCCCGCTGGGTGGTGCATCTGCACGGCGGCACCATCGCCGTCCTCGATCCACTCCCACCAGGCGGCGGCTGCCGCATCCAGGTGACCCTCCCGATGGGACAGGAGGCCCGATGA